The nucleotide window GCGCGCCAGCGCCTTGGTAGTTCGATTCATCGGGGTCCTTTCATGACCTCGTTCGGCGGAGTCCGGCCCGCCGGGTGGACTGGAGCGGGAGCTCGACGCTCCCGAACCTGCTTGTTGCGATGTGCTCCCAGCTCGTCAGAACCTCACGAGGAGGCCCCTCCAGACGTAGTGAACGAACGAGCAGCCGCTCGGTCGTCCTCAGACATTCCGGATATTTCTAACACGCCAGGCAAGGCCGCCTGGCTCCCGGGCGACTGCCCGGAGCTCGTGTCGCCCGTCGCCGGCCGCGGCGTCGAGGCTGATCCACCGATCGGCAGGCATCCGCCGGCAGCCACCGCCAGCGAGCCGGCCGGACAGCTCGGCGCTCCGGCGACGGGGGAAGCCGGCGCCGGCGGCGGCGTCGTGCTGAGCGAGACCGTCTCCGACACCACCTGCGAGAGGTCCGCCGTCAGCACCAGGTGCGCGGTCATCGAGGTCATCGGGAACGCGTTGGTCGCCAAGTTCGGCTGGGTGTTGGTCACCACGCTCACGGCCAGGCTGCCGTCGGGCTGGGTGGTCACCGACGACGAGGTCGAGGTCACCGTGGGCGTTTCGACCGCATTTCCGACCACGAATGCCGGAACGACCGAAACCGAGTCGCCCTGCTGCGGCGAGGTCGCGACGGTCTGCGCCAGTTGGAAGGTGCCCTCGCTCGTCGGTGCGATGAAGCTGGAGGCGGACGTCGTCGTGGTGCCGTCGTCGCTGCTGATCGTGCCGCTGAGCACCTGCGGGGCGCCCCGCACCTCGAGTGGCCCGCTCAGCTCGAAATGACCTCGCGACGCGCCGAACGTGCCGGACACCGGCTGGCGCGGCGCGTTGTGGAGCGGGCTCTGCTGCACCGGCACGATCGACTGGGCCGACGTCGGCGCGACTGATCCGCTGGACGCGGGCCGGTCGGCGCCGCCGGAATGCCTCGGCGCGTCGGCGCTCGCCGGGCTCGGGTGGGCCCGGTGGCCGTGCGCGACCTGCGCCGAGCCGCCGGCGGCCGGCTGGCCGCGGTCGACCGCGCCGGACGGCGTCGACACGACCGGCGTACGACCTTCGAGGGTGCGCATCCCGAACGCGGCGACGACCGCGCCGACGACGAGCACGATGAACACATTCGCGCCGCGCATCAGCGCTTCGCCGGCGCGCCGGTTTGCGATCGAGGCGATCTCACCTGCGGTGAGGTCGACGCCGGGCTCGACCGACGTACCGACCAGCAGGCGGCGCAGCGCCCGGCGAGCCCGGAACAGCAGGTGCTTGACGCTGTCCTCGGGGATGTCGAGCTCGGCGGCGATCTGCGGGAGCGGCTTCTCCTCGATCTCGCGCTTGACCAGCGCCGCGCGGTGCAGCGGGGAGAGCCGGGCGAGCGCTTCGCGCACGATCGCGGCGTCCTCGGCGCGCAGCACCGGGTCGTTGTCGCTGTCGTCGTTGGCCAGCTCGCCGACCGGCGCGGCCTCCAAGTTGACGAGCGTGGGGCGGCGGCGGTCGGCGCGGTAGCGGTCGATGCAGAGGTTGGTGAGGGTACGACGGGCGAACGCGATCGCCTGGAGCTCGGTCTCGATCTCACCGATCGCGAGGAACAGCCGCAGGAAGGTCTCCTGGACCACCTCGTCGACGTCGCGCTGGTCGCGCAGGAAGCGGCGCGCGTGAGCGGCCATCCCGCTGCGGTGGCGCACGTAGAGGCTCGACACGTCGGTCGCCGAGGTCAGCGGACGGTCGGGCTGCGCCTCCGGCAGATCGGCGAGCACGTCGCCGATGACCGCCTCGTCGACCGCGGCGGCGAGATCGCCGTCGGGCGCATCGCGGGTCTGCGGGACCTCGGGCGGCAGTGGCGCGACGGTGCCGGCTAGTTCAGGACCGTCAGGTCCCGACTCGCCGTCCACGCTCCCCACGCTCACCCGGCGTCGCCCTTTCGATCCCGTTCCCGCACGATCTCGTGTGCGCGCGTCCGCGCAAGCCTAACCGTCGCACTTGTCTTCAACGCTGGGCCGGATTCCCGGTCGCCGCGAACTGCGA belongs to Mycobacteriales bacterium and includes:
- a CDS encoding RNA polymerase sigma factor codes for the protein MSVGSVDGESGPDGPELAGTVAPLPPEVPQTRDAPDGDLAAAVDEAVIGDVLADLPEAQPDRPLTSATDVSSLYVRHRSGMAAHARRFLRDQRDVDEVVQETFLRLFLAIGEIETELQAIAFARRTLTNLCIDRYRADRRRPTLVNLEAAPVGELANDDSDNDPVLRAEDAAIVREALARLSPLHRAALVKREIEEKPLPQIAAELDIPEDSVKHLLFRARRALRRLLVGTSVEPGVDLTAGEIASIANRRAGEALMRGANVFIVLVVGAVVAAFGMRTLEGRTPVVSTPSGAVDRGQPAAGGSAQVAHGHRAHPSPASADAPRHSGGADRPASSGSVAPTSAQSIVPVQQSPLHNAPRQPVSGTFGASRGHFELSGPLEVRGAPQVLSGTISSDDGTTTTSASSFIAPTSEGTFQLAQTVATSPQQGDSVSVVPAFVVGNAVETPTVTSTSSSVTTQPDGSLAVSVVTNTQPNLATNAFPMTSMTAHLVLTADLSQVVSETVSLSTTPPPAPASPVAGAPSCPAGSLAVAAGGCLPIGGSASTPRPATGDTSSGQSPGSQAALPGVLEISGMSEDDRAAARSFTTSGGASS